A window of Thiocapsa bogorovii genomic DNA:
GGCGCCGAACCCCTGTTCTTTCTGGACTATTACGCCACCGGTAAGCTGGATGTGGAGGTCGCCGCGTCCGTCATCTCGGGCATCGCCCGCGGTTGCGAGCTCGCCGGATGCGCCTTGACCGGAGGGGAGACGGCGGAGATGCCCGGTATCTATAGCGCAGGCGACTACGACCTCGCCGGCTTCTGTGTCGGGATCGCGGAAAAGGCCGACCTCATCGTCCCGGACCGGGTCCGAGCGGGCGACGTTTTGATCGGGCTCGCCTCCTCCGGTCCGCACTCCAACGGTTACTCGCTGATCCGCAAGGTCATCGAGGTCAGCGGCGCCGATCTCGGCGCGGACCTGGCCGGTTTCAGTCTCGGCGAGCGGCTGCTGGCACCGACTCGGATCTATGTGCGCTCGGTGCTGCCTTTGACGCGGGCTATCAGGGTTCACGCTCTGGCACACATCACGGGCGGCGGATTGACCGAGAACCTGCCGCGGGTCCTGCCGGACGATACCCGTGCCGTCCTGGATCTCGCCAGCTGGACCCGCCCGCCGGTCTTCGATTGGCTCCAGACCAAGGGCGGCATCAGCGATGCCGAGATGCTGCGGACCTTCAACTGCGGGATCGGGATGGTCGTTGTCGTCGAGGCGGGCGATCTCAACCAGGCGCTCGAACGGCTGCGCGCCTCCGGCGAGGATGCGCGGGTGATCGGGCAGGTCGAGACGGGCCAAGGACCATCGTCCGTCCGGTACGTCGGCGAGGCCGCGCATGCCTGATGGCGGACGTCTGCGTGTCGTCGCCCTGATCTCGGGCAGCGGCAGCAACCTGCAGGCATTGATGGACGACGCGGCACACGGCCAGCGCTTCGAGATCGTCGCCGTCATCAGCAACCGCCCCGACGCCCTCGGCCTGGAACGGGCCCGGCGCGCCGGTATCCCGGCCGAGGTGTTGGACCATCGTGACTTCGCGGGGCGCGAGCCCTACGAGGCCGAACTGCGTGCCCTGATCGAGCGGTACGCGCCCGGCTTGGTCGTCTTGGCCGGCTTCATGCGGATTCTCACACCCGCTTTCGTCGTGCACTATGCCGGGCGGATGCTCAACATCCACCCCTCGCTCCTACCCAAGTTCAGGGGGCTCCACACCCATCAGCGCGCATTGGACGCCGAGGAGCGCGAGCATGGCGCCAGTGTCCACTTCGTCACACCCGAGCTCGACGGCGGACCTGTCGTCATTCAGGCTCGACTCGCAATCCATCCGGGCGAGGATGCCGCGACATTGGCGCAACGGGTGCTCGCGCTGGAGCACATCATCTATCCACGGGCCGTCGGCTGGTTCGCGCAAGGGCGCCTGCGATTGGGAGCGGATGGACGGCCCTGGCTGGACGGCGAGCCGCTGATGGCGCCGATCGTGATCGATGCCGCGGCCGGTTGAGGCGATTTCCGGGCGTCAGCATCCCGACTGCACATGGCCTGTGGAGTCGCCCCGACCCGGTCGTCGCTTGTTCTAAACCGCGTCCAGCCGGAGATGCTGATTTTCGAGTAAGATCGGCGTTTTGTACATCAACGACCCCTAGCGCAAACGCGGTTCAAAATAATATAGTTTTTAATATTTTAAACCGCGCCGACTCCAACGCGCGTCAAGTCTTCCGGCACCCATCCCATCCAAAAACATCGCATACTGCGCTGGGCGCGGTTTAATGCTCACACTTCTCGAGCTTCTCGCGCGCGCCCGGGATCACCGACAGGAGAAAGGTCGAGACGAGCACGACCGGCGCGAGGATGATGAGAACGAGGGCGAAGAACAAGACGATCTGCTGCAGGTAGGCCAGGTCGGGCAGCACGAAGCGCACGGCCATAAAGAGCAATAGGGCCGCGACGAAGAAAATCGCCGAAACGACCACCCCGTCACGCATGGTCCTGCAGCCGAGGATCAGCACGCGATGAACCATTCGTCACCTCCTCCGCACTGTCGTGCGCACTATTTTCGGCGCGGCGTGGACTCACCGTCCGGGCTTTCGCTGCCCGAGCTGGCGCCTCCCGAGGACATGCTCGCGGCATTAGTGAGCATTTTCTGGAACATGTCCCACGAGGCCATGGTCCCGGTCACGTAGGGTTGGAAGAGCTTGATCGGGTCGTAACCCTCGGTGCCCGAGACCATGCGCTCGCGGATGTCGTCCATCAACTGGCGCTGAAAGGCTTCGACGTCCGGCAAGCCGAACAGCTTGCGCATCTCTTCGGGCGTCATTTCGACATCGACACTGATCTTCATGCCTCTCTCCTCGGAGCGCGGCGTGGCACCTTGCCCGGCCTGCCCGAACACTCTGGACGATGACGGGGGTCTAAGCAAGCCGACTCGCAACGACAGATGAACCGAGCCCACATCCGATCGCAAGGGTCACGAAACGGGCTTGGCACCTTAAACCACTAATGCCGACTCGCGCGCGGAACCGAATCGGTCGGTACGGGATCCTCGACGGCCATGGTACGTCGCACCCGGCGCCCGACCAAGAGACAGGCGCGTTCGAACGCGCGACCAGCCTCGCGTGCGTTCCATTCCCACTCCGAGGGATGCGCGGTCACCGGGAACTGCCAGTGCCCCGTGGTCAGCACGGTGCCGATGCGCACCTCGAGCGTCCAGTCATGCCAGACGGTCGCAGGCTGATCGTCCTCGACGAACTCCTGCTCGGCCAGCCGGATATAGTTTCCCGCCCGATCCTCCATCGACACCAAGTCGGAAATGACCAGCGAGTCGTCGACACAACTCGTCCAACCCGTGTGGACCGCGCTGGCCGTCCCCATTAAGGAGTGGATGAGGAGTGACGGTGTCAATGTGAGCGACAAGGGGGTTTCCCAATCGGGCTCGGCGGCGTCGCTCGGGGTCTCGGTGTCGGTCTGGATGGCCATTGGAAATCCTTTGCGGTCGACTTGTTCCCGGCTGTTGCAGGGCGTCTAATGGCCTTCAGTCTATAGTTCAGGTCCGCCGCAGGGCAATCCTCGCTCGGCTTCGATGCCTCGGCACGCGGCCGAGCCACGCGCATCATCAAGGTCTCATCATGTCCGTTTTGCTCGATCTGAGTATCTTTCCGGTTGATCGTGGTGCCGGTCTGAGCAGTTTCGTCGCCCCCGTCATCGCCATGATCCGCGACAGTGGCCACGACTATAGACTCTCGCCGATGGGTACCGTCGTCGAGACGGACACCTTGACCGAGGCGCTCGCGTTGATCGAGCGCGCCCATGAGATCCTCGAGGCACTGGGCTGCGAGCGCGTCTATGCAACGGCGAAGCTCGACATCCGCAAGGGTCAGGGCGGGCGTCTCCACGGAAAAGTCGATTCGGTACGCAAGCAGATCGGCGAAGTCGCCTCCTGAACCGCGTCCGTACGCCGCGATATGCAGAGGTTCGCAGTTACGAATTCAATACTTAAACCGCGTCGACGCCATCATCTCAGAGGGATGCCGCACCGGCCGCCCACTCGAAACGACGCATACCGCACGGGACGCGGTTTAACACGGGACGCCCAGATCATGAAGGTTGCGATCTTTTCCGATGTTCAAGCCAACCTCCCGGCGATGGAGGTCGCGGTCGAGCGGATCCTCGACTGGGATCCGGATCTGGTGGTGATGGACGGGGATCTTGTCAATCGCGGGCCGAGCAGCCTTGCCTGTGTCGAGCTGTTCGACGAGCTGCGCCGCACACGTGGTTGGTTGCCGGTGAAGGGCAACCACGAGGCTTGGATCTTGCGTTGCGCTCAGGAGCCGCCGCGCACGGAGCTGGAAGGACAGATGCGGCGTTTCGCCGACTGGACCTACGAGCAGGTGCGCGAGCGCATCGCGGCACTCGAAGGCTGGCCGGATCATCTCTGTTTCCACGGCGAAAGCGATTCAAGCTGGGTGCACGTCACGCACGGGACCATGGCCGGGAACCGCTTCGGCATCTCGGCCGGGGTTTCGGACGAGGACATCCGCGGCAACCTCCCGGTGGATGTCGCCCTGTTCGTGACGGCGCATACGCACCGGCCCCTCCACCGGGAGCTGGACGGTACACCTATCCTGAACGTCGGCTCGGTCGGCTCGCCGTTCGACGGCGACACACGTGGGAGCTATGCCTTGCTCGAAGAGCGTCGGGGGCGTTGGATCTGGGAGATCGTGCGATTCGACTACGACCGTGCACGCGCGGAGCGGGATTTTCGCGATTCGGGCTTTATCGAAGAAGGCGGACCCTTGGCGCGAATCCTCTTCGAGGAGTGGCGTCAGGCGCGTCTCTTGATGCCCTACTGGAGGCGGGGTTTCGAGCCGGCCGTTCTCGCGGGAGAACGCGACCTCTCCGAGGCTGTCGATGAGTTCCTGCGGGACTCAGGCCAAGGCTGAGTGGGTCGAGCGCCGGTGCGCCAAGGCGCACCGGGGTTCGGTGGATGTCGTGTCGGTCACTGCTTCGCCTGCTCGCTCAGGATAAAGACGGTGATCCCGGATCCGAGCAGACCTAAGAACACCATCGGGATCCAGGCATCGGTCACGAGCGCTTCGGCTCCGTAGGTCGCGCCGGCCAAGGCCAAGAAGAAGGTTGCCGTGATCAGACTTAAGATAAGAGGCATCATGATTGTTTCCTTTTAGCTACATCGTTGGCTCTAATATTAGTCTTTGCTTAAGTAGTTGCAAGCCTCGCCGAGCCACCCAAAGCGCCTGAAGCCGACCTGTGCAGCCCATGTAACAGATTGAAACTATGAGAGACATCAAGCGCGATAAGGGCGATCAGAAGAATCCGACGCTGCGGATCGGACACACGCCTCGATCGATGACAAATTGCAACAAGATGTAACAGGGCCACAGTGGACCCCTTGGAGTACCGGATGAGCGACTCGGATCGTCTTTACCGCTTCACCTTCGAGAACATCGGAATTCGCGGCAACCTGGTCCACCTGGACGCGACTTGGCGTGCCGTCCTCGGTGCGCACCCCTACCCGGAAGCGGTCCGCAATCCGCTCGGCGAGTCGTTGGCCGCGGTCACCTTGCTTGCCTCGACGATCAAATTCGAAGGCTCTCTCATCCTGCAAGCGCAAGGAAAAGGACCCATCCGCACCCTGGTTGCTCAGGCGACTCACGAGCACAAGGTGCGCGGGCTTGCCCGCTGGGAAGGCGAGGTGCCTATCGACGGAACACTCGCGGCTCGGTTCGGCGAGGGCCATCTGGCCTTAACGATCGAGCGTCGCGGTGCCGAACCCTACCAGGGGATCGTCCCGTTGGAGGGGTCGGATCTCTCGGCGGCGATCGAGCGTTATTTCGTCGACTCCGAGCAGCTCCCGACACGACTCTGGCTCACCGCCGGCGAGAACCGTGCCGCCGGACTGCTGCTGCAGCGCCTCCCCGGCGAGGGTTTGAGCGACGAAGATTGGTCGCGGATCGGGATGCTCGCAGGGACCCTGACGCCCGAGGAGCTGACCGGCCAATCCACCGGCGATCTCCTCTATCGGCTCTTCAACGAGGAGTCGATTCGGCTCTTCGAGCCCGAACCGATCGCCTTTCGTTGCGGCTGCTCGCGCACCCGAATCGAGGAGACGCTCAAGCTCCTCGGCCCGGACGAGGTGGACGACATCATCGCCGAGCAGGGCGCGGTCAGCGTCACCTGCGAGTTCTGCAACCGCAACTACGCATTCGATGCGGTGGACGCCAAACAGCTCTTCGCCGAGTTGACCCGCCACGAGCCCTCCCCCTCGCAGCACTGAGTCGGCCCGGCCGTATGCTGAGCACCTTGCAGCCCTTGCTCGGACTGGGTGTCATCCTCGGTCTGGCCTGGCTCGCTAGCGAGCGACGTCGCGCGGTCAGCCCGCGCTTGGTCCTCGCTGGCCTGGCCCTGCAGATCGCGCTTGCCCTTCTGCTGTTGAAGCTGCCGCTCGCCCAAGCCGCCTTTCTGGCTCTCACCGACCTCGTGCTGGCCGTGCAGCGCGCCACCCAAGCCGGCACCGAGCTGGTCTTCGGTTTCCTCGGCGGCGGCGCAGCACCCTTCGAGACGCGCTACCCGCAAAACAGCTTCGTACTCGCCTTTCAGGCGCTCCCGTTGATCCTGGTGATGAGCGCACTCTCCGCCCTGCTCTTCCACTGGCGCGTGCTGCCGCTGCTCGTGCAAGGCTTCGCTTGGCTCTTGCGACGGACCATGGGCACCGGCGGGGCGCTGGGTCTGGGCGCGGCGGCGAACGTCTTCGTCGGCATGACCGAGGCACCACTCTTGATCCGGCCTTACCTCGCGGGACTATCGCGCTCGGCACTCTTCGCGCTCATGACCTGCGGCATGGCGACCGTCGCCGGAACCGTCATGGTGCTGTATGCGGGGATCCTGGCCGACACCGTGCCGGACGCGATGGGACATATCCTGACCGCCTCCCTGATCAGCGCACCCGCGGCCTTGATGATCGCCGGCGTTCTGGTGCCGGAGCACGCTGAGGAGGCGGACCGCTCGATCGTCGCTATCCCGAGCGCGTCGCGCAGCAGTATGGACGCCATTACACGCGGGACGCTCGATGCCATCCCGCTCTGGCTCAACATCCTGGCGATGTTGATCGTGATGGTCGCGCTGGTGAGTCTCGCCAACCAGATGCTGGGTCTGCTGCCGACGGTCGCCGGCGAGCCCTTGACCGCACAGCGCATCCTCGGCTGGGCGATGGCGCCGGTCGTCTGGCTGATCGGCATCCCATGGTCCGAGGCGCAGGTGGCCGGCTCCCTGATGGGCATTAAGACCATCCTCAACGAGCTGATCGCCTACCTGGAGCTCGCCGGCACCGCAAGTGCCGAGCTCAGCGAGAGAAGCCGGCTGATCATGACCTACGCACTCTGCGGATTCGCCAATCTCGGCAGCCTTGGCATCATGATCGGCGGCCTCGGGGCCATGGCGCCGGAACGCCGCGACGAGATCGTCGCCCTGGGACTGAAGTCGATCCTCGCCGGGACCATGGCAACGCTGTCGACGGGAGCGGTCGTGGCCCTGATTCTCTGAGGCGCTCCTCGGCTCGGTTGCAGCGCGGCCCCGCTGGTTGCGCCGTGCGGCGCGAGCCGCAACCAGTCGACGGAGTGGTTTTGCACCCCCATCTTCGGCGCAACCTCGCCAAAAAACGGCTCCGCCGACGCAACGCCGATGTCGAGGATCGATCGGATCCGCAACCCTCTCGAAACGAAAAAACGCCTCGGTGGCTCACCTTTTGAGCCACCCACCTGTTTAGGATCACGCTCACCGGACCCATGAGGCGACCCCAATGTCCCATCGGCAACGATCTGCAACGAATGTCCCCGAGCCCTCTCTCGACGAGGCCGTCATCGGCCGTCACCTGGTCATCCAGCGCAGTCGCCTCGCGGGTTTCCGCCACCATGAGGCACCGGCTTTCCTGCCCGCACTGCGGGCCGGCTCCCCCCTGACCCTCAGCGCGGAGCGCGACAACCCGCACGACGGCGATGCCGTGGCCATCCTTTGGCAGGGCCACATGCTGGGCTATCTCCCGCGTGGCGAGAACCTGGTCGTCGCCAGGCTGCTGGCGCGACAACGCCGCTTGAGCGCCCGCATCCGACGCCTCGTGCCGGAAGCCGACCACAACCAGCGGTTGCAAATCGAGATCTTGATGCATTGACGTCCCGAACCTCGGCGATTAGTTTCACGCCGGTACACCGGCCGACCGAGGCGCATCATGGGCGAGGAGATCAGAGGACATTGCTGGAATTGCGGGCGGGGACTGACTAAGCTCGATTACGGGCGCGAGCTGCGCTGCCCCGGTTGCGACAAACCGACCCATTGCTGTCGCAACTGTCGGCATTACGCGCCCGGACGACCCAACGAGTGCCGGGAACCGATG
This region includes:
- a CDS encoding HIRAN domain-containing protein encodes the protein MSHRQRSATNVPEPSLDEAVIGRHLVIQRSRLAGFRHHEAPAFLPALRAGSPLTLSAERDNPHDGDAVAILWQGHMLGYLPRGENLVVARLLARQRRLSARIRRLVPEADHNQRLQIEILMH
- the purN gene encoding phosphoribosylglycinamide formyltransferase: MPDGGRLRVVALISGSGSNLQALMDDAAHGQRFEIVAVISNRPDALGLERARRAGIPAEVLDHRDFAGREPYEAELRALIERYAPGLVVLAGFMRILTPAFVVHYAGRMLNIHPSLLPKFRGLHTHQRALDAEEREHGASVHFVTPELDGGPVVIQARLAIHPGEDAATLAQRVLALEHIIYPRAVGWFAQGRLRLGADGRPWLDGEPLMAPIVIDAAAG
- a CDS encoding DUF6489 family protein; the protein is MKISVDVEMTPEEMRKLFGLPDVEAFQRQLMDDIRERMVSGTEGYDPIKLFQPYVTGTMASWDMFQKMLTNAASMSSGGASSGSESPDGESTPRRK
- a CDS encoding NupC/NupG family nucleoside CNT transporter, whose protein sequence is MLSTLQPLLGLGVILGLAWLASERRRAVSPRLVLAGLALQIALALLLLKLPLAQAAFLALTDLVLAVQRATQAGTELVFGFLGGGAAPFETRYPQNSFVLAFQALPLILVMSALSALLFHWRVLPLLVQGFAWLLRRTMGTGGALGLGAAANVFVGMTEAPLLIRPYLAGLSRSALFALMTCGMATVAGTVMVLYAGILADTVPDAMGHILTASLISAPAALMIAGVLVPEHAEEADRSIVAIPSASRSSMDAITRGTLDAIPLWLNILAMLIVMVALVSLANQMLGLLPTVAGEPLTAQRILGWAMAPVVWLIGIPWSEAQVAGSLMGIKTILNELIAYLELAGTASAELSERSRLIMTYALCGFANLGSLGIMIGGLGAMAPERRDEIVALGLKSILAGTMATLSTGAVVALIL
- a CDS encoding metallophosphoesterase family protein codes for the protein MKVAIFSDVQANLPAMEVAVERILDWDPDLVVMDGDLVNRGPSSLACVELFDELRRTRGWLPVKGNHEAWILRCAQEPPRTELEGQMRRFADWTYEQVRERIAALEGWPDHLCFHGESDSSWVHVTHGTMAGNRFGISAGVSDEDIRGNLPVDVALFVTAHTHRPLHRELDGTPILNVGSVGSPFDGDTRGSYALLEERRGRWIWEIVRFDYDRARAERDFRDSGFIEEGGPLARILFEEWRQARLLMPYWRRGFEPAVLAGERDLSEAVDEFLRDSGQG
- the hslO gene encoding Hsp33 family molecular chaperone HslO is translated as MSDSDRLYRFTFENIGIRGNLVHLDATWRAVLGAHPYPEAVRNPLGESLAAVTLLASTIKFEGSLILQAQGKGPIRTLVAQATHEHKVRGLARWEGEVPIDGTLAARFGEGHLALTIERRGAEPYQGIVPLEGSDLSAAIERYFVDSEQLPTRLWLTAGENRAAGLLLQRLPGEGLSDEDWSRIGMLAGTLTPEELTGQSTGDLLYRLFNEESIRLFEPEPIAFRCGCSRTRIEETLKLLGPDEVDDIIAEQGAVSVTCEFCNRNYAFDAVDAKQLFAELTRHEPSPSQH
- a CDS encoding MTH1187 family thiamine-binding protein, coding for MSVLLDLSIFPVDRGAGLSSFVAPVIAMIRDSGHDYRLSPMGTVVETDTLTEALALIERAHEILEALGCERVYATAKLDIRKGQGGRLHGKVDSVRKQIGEVAS
- the purM gene encoding phosphoribosylformylglycinamidine cyclo-ligase, with translation MTQDSAPPSSPSLSYRDAGVDIDAGARLVERIKPLAAATARPGVITGLGGFGALFELPLADYRQPVLVSGTDGVGTKLKLAIDLGRHDSIGIDLVAMCANDILVSGAEPLFFLDYYATGKLDVEVAASVISGIARGCELAGCALTGGETAEMPGIYSAGDYDLAGFCVGIAEKADLIVPDRVRAGDVLIGLASSGPHSNGYSLIRKVIEVSGADLGADLAGFSLGERLLAPTRIYVRSVLPLTRAIRVHALAHITGGGLTENLPRVLPDDTRAVLDLASWTRPPVFDWLQTKGGISDAEMLRTFNCGIGMVVVVEAGDLNQALERLRASGEDARVIGQVETGQGPSSVRYVGEAAHA